A genomic region of Prosthecobacter sp. contains the following coding sequences:
- a CDS encoding glycosyltransferase, with product MAEILLLPFGSAGDVFPFIWLGRHLMARGHRVTMITACLFEEQARKAGLNFIPLGEKDEFEAMIRDPRIWKLGHGTKVVFEFAAKSVEPYLAAIESCGRVDLMLAPVTAFAARLAHEKHDTPLITVHLQPAVFLSVHETPLLHPAMRLLRRMPVWFKRVLFSLPNPVDLFALPKVRRICQEHGVKPPKSLWREWWDSPDGVLALFPEWFAKPQPDWPANLLQWTFPLEDLATEQALKPELQTFLAPGERPVVFTPGSANVQASRFFAVAAEAVRRIGCRAVFVTREPKQVPPNLPASILTVDYAPFSTLLKHASAFVHHGGIGTMSQGLAAAVPQLIMAMAHDQPDNADRLERLGAGIGLSVRQFTPVRVARELKRLMDEMSFRQSAAKCAAQLAESGDVNRLLRWIEERVNPAQTMS from the coding sequence ATGGCTGAGATTCTCCTCCTTCCCTTCGGCAGCGCCGGTGATGTGTTTCCCTTCATCTGGCTGGGACGGCATCTCATGGCACGCGGACATCGTGTGACGATGATCACCGCGTGTTTGTTTGAGGAGCAGGCGCGCAAGGCGGGGCTGAATTTCATCCCGCTGGGCGAAAAAGACGAATTCGAGGCCATGATCCGCGATCCGCGCATCTGGAAGCTCGGTCATGGCACGAAGGTCGTGTTTGAATTCGCCGCGAAGTCCGTGGAGCCGTATCTTGCGGCCATCGAGAGCTGCGGGAGAGTCGATCTGATGCTCGCCCCGGTCACCGCCTTCGCCGCACGTCTTGCACACGAGAAGCACGACACGCCGCTGATCACGGTGCATCTACAGCCTGCGGTGTTTCTGAGCGTGCATGAGACGCCGCTGCTGCATCCGGCCATGCGTCTGCTCCGTCGCATGCCCGTGTGGTTCAAGAGGGTGCTGTTCTCGCTGCCGAACCCGGTCGATCTCTTCGCGCTGCCCAAAGTGCGGCGCATCTGCCAGGAGCATGGTGTGAAACCGCCCAAAAGCCTCTGGCGGGAGTGGTGGGACTCGCCGGACGGCGTTCTTGCGCTCTTTCCCGAATGGTTTGCCAAACCACAACCCGACTGGCCGGCGAATCTGCTGCAATGGACATTCCCTTTGGAGGACTTGGCGACTGAGCAGGCGCTCAAACCGGAGTTACAGACGTTTCTAGCCCCCGGTGAGCGTCCGGTCGTGTTCACACCAGGCAGTGCGAATGTTCAAGCATCACGTTTCTTCGCCGTCGCTGCTGAAGCCGTGCGTCGCATTGGTTGCCGAGCGGTTTTTGTCACGCGGGAGCCGAAGCAAGTGCCGCCGAATCTGCCTGCGAGCATTCTCACAGTCGACTATGCACCGTTCAGCACACTGCTGAAGCACGCGTCAGCCTTTGTGCATCACGGCGGCATTGGCACGATGTCCCAGGGACTCGCGGCCGCTGTGCCGCAACTCATCATGGCAATGGCGCACGACCAACCGGACAATGCGGACCGTTTGGAACGCCTCGGCGCCGGCATCGGCCTCAGTGTGCGGCAGTTCACACCAGTCCGGGTGGCGCGTGAGTTGAAGCGGCTGATGGACGAAATGTCATTTCGCCAATCTGCGGCGAAATGCGCAGCACAGCTCGCAGAATCGGGTGACGTGAACCGTTTGTTGCGCTGGATTGAAGAACGTGTGAACCCCGCCCAAACCATGTCATGA